A genomic segment from Diceros bicornis minor isolate mBicDic1 chromosome 5, mDicBic1.mat.cur, whole genome shotgun sequence encodes:
- the LOC131405770 gene encoding polyadenylate-binding protein 2 isoform X1, which yields MAAAAAAAAAAGAAGGRGSGPGRRRHLVPGAGGEAGEGAPGGAGDYGNGLESEELEPEELLLEPEPEPEPEEEPPRPRAPPGAPGPGPGSGAPGSQEEEEEPGLVEGDPGDGAIEDPELEAIKARVREMEEEAEKLKELQNEVEKQMNMSPPPGNAGPVIMSIEEKMEADARSIYVGNVDYGATAEELEAHFHGCGSVNRVTILCDKFSGHPKGFAYIEFSDKESVRTSLALDESLFRGRQIKVIPKRTNRPGISTTDRGFPRARYRARTTNYNSSRSRFYSGFNSRPRGRVYRGRARATSWYSPY from the exons atggcggcggcggcggcggcggcagcagcagcggGGGCTGCGGGCGGTCGGGGCTCCGGGCCGGGGCGGCGGCGCCATCTTGTGCCCGGGGCCGGTGGGGAGGCCGGGGAGGGGGCGCCGGGGGGCGCAGGGGACTACGGGAACGGCCTGGAGTCTGAGGAACTGGAGCCTgaggagctgctgctggagcccgAGCCGGAGCCCGAGCCCGAAGAGGAGCCGCCCCGGCCCCGCGCCCCCCCGGGAGCTCCGGGCCCTGGGCCTGGCTCGGGAGCCCCCGgcagccaggaggaggaggaggagccgggaCTGGTCGAGGGTGACCCGGGGGACGGCGCCATTGAGGACCCG GAGCTGGAAGCGATCAAAGCTCGAGtcagggagatggaggaagaggctgaGAAGCTAAAAGAGCTCCAGAACGAGGTAGAGAAGCAGATGAATATGAGTCCACCTCCAGGCAATG ctggGCCAGTGATCATGTCCATTGAGGAGAAGATGGAGGCTGATGCTCGTTCTATCTATGTTGGCAAT gtGGACTATGGTGCAAcagcagaagagctggaagcACACTTTCATGGCTGTGGTTCAGTCAACCGTGTTACCATACTTTGTGACAAATTTAGTGGCCATCCCAAAGG GTTTGCATATATAGAGTTCTCAGACAAAGAATCAGTGAGGACTTCCCTGGCCTTAGATGAGTCTCTATTTAGAGGAAGACAAATCAAG GTGATCCCAAAACGAACCAACAGACCAGGCATCAGCACAACAGACCGGGGTTTCCCACGAGCCCGATACCGTGCCCGGACCACTAACTACAACAGTTCCCGCTCTCGATTCTACAGTGGTTTTAACAGCAGGCCCCGGGGTCGCGTCTACAG GGGCCGGGCTAGAGCGACATCATGGTATTCCCCTTACTAA